In Streptomyces sp. NBC_01707, a genomic segment contains:
- a CDS encoding penicillin-binding protein 2, which yields MNRTIRRASVFCLLLVLALLGRATWVQAYQARALADDDHNRRKTIARYAQPLGDIIVAGSPVTGSKGTGAGDLAYKRTYTQGELYAAVTGYSSQAYGATQLEGIYSHVLDGTDDRLKNPLDVATGKQAAPGGVLTTIDPDVQKAAYEALGDDKGAAVAIDPGTGRILGMVSTPSYDPSKISGTTDGDTWQKLLSDPDKPLVNRALRQPLAPGSTFKLVVASAALENGLYSSVDEHTDSPDPYTLPGTSTVLKNESASAPCENATLRTALQYSCNNVFAKVAADLGEDEVRAMAEKFGFNTEKTDVPVRASKSVYPSGMDKSSTALTGIGQFEVTATPMQMAMVSAALANGGELAAPHMVSEVTDSEGNALQKFADGDTKRVVSASTAEQLRSAMVTVVEQGTGTNARIDGAEVGGKTGTAQNGVGNSNTPYAWFTSYAKDESTGKEVAVAVVVEDSGSARSEVSGNGLAAPIAQKMMKAALTR from the coding sequence ATGAACAGAACAATCAGGCGTGCTTCGGTCTTCTGTCTGCTGCTGGTCCTCGCCCTGCTGGGGCGGGCGACCTGGGTGCAGGCGTACCAGGCCCGAGCCCTCGCAGACGACGACCACAACCGGCGGAAGACCATCGCGCGGTACGCGCAGCCGCTCGGCGACATCATCGTGGCCGGATCACCGGTCACCGGATCGAAGGGGACAGGGGCCGGCGATCTCGCGTACAAGCGCACATACACACAGGGCGAGCTCTATGCCGCCGTCACCGGGTACAGCTCGCAGGCGTACGGCGCCACCCAGCTCGAAGGGATCTACAGCCATGTGCTCGACGGCACCGACGACCGGCTGAAGAACCCCCTCGACGTGGCGACCGGCAAACAGGCGGCGCCCGGCGGCGTGCTGACGACGATCGACCCGGATGTGCAGAAGGCGGCATACGAGGCGCTCGGCGACGACAAGGGCGCGGCCGTCGCGATCGACCCCGGGACCGGACGGATCCTGGGTATGGTCTCCACCCCCTCGTACGACCCGTCGAAGATCAGCGGGACAACGGACGGCGACACCTGGCAGAAGCTGCTCTCCGACCCGGACAAGCCGCTGGTCAACCGGGCGCTGCGGCAACCGCTGGCACCCGGTTCGACGTTCAAGCTGGTGGTGGCGTCGGCGGCGCTGGAGAACGGCCTCTACAGCTCGGTCGACGAGCACACGGACAGCCCCGACCCGTACACGCTGCCCGGCACCTCCACCGTCCTGAAGAACGAGAGCGCCTCCGCCCCCTGCGAGAACGCCACCCTGCGCACGGCGCTCCAGTACTCCTGCAACAACGTCTTCGCGAAGGTCGCCGCCGATCTCGGCGAGGACGAGGTGAGGGCGATGGCGGAGAAGTTCGGCTTCAACACGGAGAAGACGGATGTCCCGGTGCGCGCCTCGAAGAGCGTCTATCCGTCCGGTATGGACAAGTCGTCTACGGCGCTGACCGGCATCGGCCAGTTCGAGGTCACCGCGACCCCGATGCAGATGGCGATGGTCTCCGCGGCCCTCGCCAACGGCGGTGAGCTGGCGGCGCCGCACATGGTGTCCGAGGTGACGGACTCGGAGGGCAACGCCCTGCAGAAGTTCGCGGACGGTGACACGAAACGGGTCGTCTCCGCCTCGACCGCCGAGCAGTTGCGCAGCGCGATGGTCACCGTCGTCGAGCAGGGCACCGGCACCAACGCCCGGATCGACGGGGCGGAGGTCGGCGGCAAGACGGGCACCGCGCAGAACGGAGTGGGCAACAGCAACACCCCGTACGCCTGGTTCACCTCGTACGCGAAGGACGAGTCCACCGGCAAGGAGGTCGCGGTGGCCGTGGTCGTCGAGGACTCGGGCTCGGCGCGCTCCGAGGTCAGCGGCAACGGACTGGCGGCGCCGATCGCGCAGAAGATGATGAAGGCGGCGCTCACGAGGTGA
- a CDS encoding IclR family transcriptional regulator gives MSVAESGGAQVKSAVRTVELLEYFAGRPGMHSLAAVQEAVGYPKSSLYMLLRTLVELGWVETDATGTRYGIGVRALLVGTSYIDGDEVVAAARPTLDRLSDDTTETIHLARLDGTNVVYLATRQSQHYLRPFTRVGRRLPAHSTSLGKALLATHSDEQVRKMLPETLPALTEHTLTDREKLIEELHVIREQGYAVDREENTLGLRCFGIAIPYRTPARDAISCSVPVARLTPAHEQMVKDALFDARDRLTLATRRL, from the coding sequence ATGTCGGTTGCCGAGTCAGGTGGGGCACAGGTCAAGTCCGCGGTACGGACGGTGGAGCTGCTCGAGTACTTCGCCGGGCGGCCCGGCATGCATTCGCTGGCGGCCGTGCAGGAAGCCGTCGGCTATCCGAAGTCGAGCCTCTACATGCTGCTGCGCACCCTGGTCGAGCTGGGCTGGGTGGAGACCGACGCGACGGGCACGCGGTACGGCATCGGCGTGCGGGCCCTGCTGGTCGGCACGTCGTACATCGACGGCGACGAGGTCGTCGCGGCCGCCAGGCCCACGCTGGACCGGCTCTCCGACGACACCACGGAGACCATTCACCTGGCCCGCCTCGACGGTACGAACGTGGTCTATCTCGCCACCCGGCAGTCCCAGCACTATCTGCGTCCCTTCACCCGCGTCGGCCGCCGGCTCCCCGCCCACTCCACCTCGCTCGGCAAGGCGCTGCTGGCCACCCACAGCGACGAGCAGGTCCGCAAGATGCTGCCGGAGACATTGCCCGCGCTGACCGAGCACACCCTCACCGACCGCGAGAAGCTCATCGAGGAGCTGCACGTCATCCGCGAGCAGGGGTATGCGGTGGACCGCGAGGAGAACACCCTCGGGCTGCGGTGCTTCGGCATCGCGATCCCGTACCGGACTCCGGCGCGCGACGCGATCAGCTGCTCGGTGCCGGTCGCCCGGCTCACCCCCGCACACGAGCAGATGGTCAAGGACGCGCTCTTCGACGCGCGGGACCGGCTGACGCTGGCCACCCGGAGGCTCTGA
- a CDS encoding DUF1349 domain-containing protein produces the protein MTPSLPELPFELRSFGPDGQWSYEDGVLTGRAGARQDRFVPPGGDALDPASDAPRLLGVAPDGDFQLIARVNVGFAAAFDAGVLYLHVGEREWAKLCLELSPADPTVCTVVTRGRSDDANAFVVDGESCWLRLSRNGGAFAFHASADGEKWTFVRVFALGDAEGAAAASIGFLVQSPTGEGCEASFDRIAFRPTGLDDLRDGS, from the coding sequence ATGACACCGAGTCTTCCCGAACTCCCCTTTGAGCTGCGGTCGTTCGGCCCGGATGGGCAGTGGTCGTACGAGGACGGTGTGCTGACGGGTCGGGCAGGCGCCCGACAGGACCGGTTCGTACCGCCCGGCGGCGACGCCCTCGACCCGGCGAGCGACGCACCGCGCCTGCTCGGCGTGGCACCGGACGGCGACTTCCAGCTGATCGCCCGGGTGAACGTCGGCTTCGCGGCCGCCTTCGACGCCGGGGTGCTCTACCTGCATGTCGGGGAACGGGAATGGGCGAAGCTCTGCCTGGAACTCTCCCCGGCCGACCCCACCGTCTGCACGGTCGTCACCCGCGGTCGCTCCGACGACGCCAACGCCTTTGTCGTGGACGGCGAAAGCTGCTGGCTGCGGCTGAGCCGCAACGGCGGCGCGTTCGCCTTCCATGCCTCGGCCGACGGCGAGAAGTGGACCTTCGTCCGTGTCTTCGCCCTCGGCGACGCGGAGGGGGCGGCAGCCGCGTCGATCGGCTTCCTCGTCCAGTCGCCGACCGGCGAGGGCTGCGAGGCGTCGTTCGACCGGATCGCCTTCCGCCCGACCGGACTCGACGATCTGCGCGACGGCAGCTGA
- a CDS encoding GNAT family N-acetyltransferase — translation MGVAEVTLREVRGSDLPLFYAYMCDPESVRTAAFTSEDPTDRAAFDAHWRRLLADRTIVMRTVLADGAVVGNAGVYGPEGDRQVTYWIDRAHWGRGLATAALRALLDVVPERPLHARAAADNTGSRRVLEKCGFTVTGEDRGFAHARGELTDELLFTLAPPAGRTPDEGRSTTR, via the coding sequence ATGGGCGTGGCCGAGGTGACCCTGCGCGAGGTGCGCGGCAGCGATCTGCCGTTGTTCTACGCGTACATGTGCGATCCGGAGTCCGTCCGCACGGCCGCGTTCACCAGCGAGGACCCCACGGACCGGGCCGCGTTCGACGCCCACTGGAGGCGACTCCTGGCCGACCGGACGATCGTGATGCGGACGGTGCTCGCCGACGGCGCGGTGGTCGGCAACGCCGGGGTGTACGGACCTGAGGGCGACCGCCAGGTCACCTACTGGATCGACCGGGCGCACTGGGGCCGCGGGCTCGCGACCGCCGCGCTGCGGGCGCTGCTGGACGTCGTACCGGAACGCCCGCTGCACGCCCGGGCGGCGGCCGACAACACCGGTTCGCGCCGGGTGCTGGAGAAGTGCGGCTTCACCGTCACGGGCGAGGACCGTGGCTTCGCGCACGCCCGCGGCGAGCTGACCGACGAGCTGCTCTTCACGCTGGCACCCCCGGCCGGCCGGACGCCGGACGAAGGCCGCTCCACGACCCGGTGA
- a CDS encoding aldehyde dehydrogenase (NADP(+)): MAAAPVWSVDPRTGNPREQVAVEATAEEVDRAVRAAHAVRDSLADRTVRAAFLRTAADLLAEAGEHVIEAADAETALGPARLTGELARTAAQLRAFAEVVDEGAFLDIHIDHADATRTPPWPDLRRYKIPLGVVAVYAASNFPLAFSVPGGDTASALAAGCPVVVKAHPDHPATSELCASVLRRAAAKVGLPEDVLILVHGFEAGVELVKHPLVAAAGFTGSIRGGRALFDAAAARPTPIPFHGELGSLNPVVVTEAAAAERGEQIGAGLAGSMTMGAGQFCTKPGFVLAPTGETGDRLLKSLTDAVSDSEAAVMLDHRMRDAFVAGVRARAELPDVDAPVTPGASSDHTVSAGFLTVPAHLLATEGPHDALLEECFGPVTVVARYASEGEVTAVLSRLPGNLTATLQIAEEGADADAPGLLAALTPLAGRVLVNGWPTGVAVAPAQHHGGPYPATTSTSTSVGATAIERWLRPVSYQTTPDALLPPELREDNPLGLPRRVDGRRA, encoded by the coding sequence GTGGCAGCAGCACCAGTCTGGAGCGTCGACCCCCGCACCGGGAACCCGCGTGAGCAGGTTGCGGTGGAGGCTACAGCGGAGGAGGTCGACCGTGCGGTCAGGGCGGCACATGCCGTGCGGGACTCGCTGGCCGACCGCACCGTACGCGCCGCCTTCCTGCGTACCGCGGCCGATCTGCTCGCCGAGGCCGGCGAGCACGTGATCGAGGCCGCCGACGCGGAGACCGCACTCGGCCCGGCCCGGCTCACCGGTGAGCTCGCCCGCACGGCAGCCCAGTTGCGGGCCTTCGCCGAGGTCGTCGACGAGGGCGCCTTCCTCGACATCCACATCGACCACGCGGACGCCACCCGGACCCCGCCGTGGCCCGACCTGCGCCGCTACAAGATCCCGCTCGGCGTCGTCGCCGTCTACGCGGCCAGCAACTTCCCGCTCGCCTTCTCCGTACCCGGCGGCGACACCGCCAGCGCCCTGGCGGCCGGCTGCCCGGTCGTCGTCAAGGCGCACCCCGACCACCCCGCCACCTCCGAGCTGTGCGCGTCCGTGCTGCGCCGGGCCGCCGCCAAGGTCGGCCTGCCCGAGGACGTACTGATCCTGGTGCACGGCTTCGAGGCGGGCGTCGAGCTGGTCAAGCACCCGCTCGTGGCCGCCGCCGGCTTCACCGGCTCGATCCGCGGCGGGCGGGCGCTGTTCGACGCGGCGGCCGCCCGGCCCACCCCGATCCCGTTCCACGGCGAGCTCGGCTCGCTCAACCCCGTCGTCGTCACCGAGGCGGCCGCCGCCGAGCGCGGCGAGCAGATCGGTGCCGGGCTCGCGGGCTCGATGACCATGGGCGCGGGCCAGTTCTGCACCAAGCCCGGCTTCGTCCTGGCGCCCACGGGCGAGACCGGCGACCGGCTGCTGAAGTCGCTGACCGACGCGGTCAGCGACAGCGAGGCCGCGGTGATGCTCGACCACCGGATGCGGGACGCCTTCGTCGCAGGTGTACGGGCCCGGGCCGAACTCCCGGACGTGGATGCCCCCGTCACCCCTGGTGCGAGCAGCGACCACACCGTCTCCGCCGGCTTCCTGACGGTACCGGCGCACCTGCTGGCGACCGAGGGCCCGCACGACGCGCTCCTGGAGGAGTGCTTCGGCCCGGTCACCGTCGTGGCCCGGTACGCCTCCGAGGGCGAGGTCACCGCCGTCCTGTCCCGGCTCCCCGGCAACCTCACCGCCACTCTCCAGATCGCCGAGGAGGGCGCCGACGCCGACGCCCCCGGACTTCTCGCCGCCCTCACCCCGCTGGCCGGCCGGGTCCTCGTCAACGGCTGGCCGACGGGTGTCGCGGTCGCCCCCGCCCAGCACCACGGTGGCCCCTACCCGGCCACCACCTCCACCTCCACCTCGGTCGGCGCCACCGCGATCGAACGCTGGCTGCGTCCGGTCAGCTACCAGACGACACCGGATGCCCTGCTGCCGCCGGAACTGCGCGAGGACAACCCGCTGGGTCTGCCGCGCCGGGTGGACGGACGCCGCGCATGA